The window CGATCTGTATCGAGGTTTTTCATGCTTTTGATTGACAACACTCGTCGTCAATTTCttagtttctttttctctcgatACAGTTTGCGAAACCAGTAATTCTGTCAAGATCGTTGATCGTCGCTGCAATCACATACATAGACATAGCTAAGACACGCGTCTTCGTATGACTTTCACCAAGAGCCGCTCTACTTGTCGCATTCACGTTCCAATGCTACATGTTTCACTGATTTATAAACTTACTAACATGTTACGCTGCAATGCCCTGTTAGGCATTGCATATACCATTGATCCAATATACCGTCCAAATATCTTCAAACAAGTACAGCGAGTACGATCCTAAATATCCTCCTAATTGTCTTTTAACTCATTCGAAACTTCCTTCCTATCGTAATTCGTAATAAATACGGTAGTGCGCAAATGCTTATGGCAACCACCGTATGCATCAGCAATGCTGAAAATTCGTTTCCAAAGGGATAAACGATCTACTCGAATTTCCATTGGCTTCGAATGAGTTAAAAACGATAAGACAATATCGATAATCACGTTCCAATGAATTTCAGTTACTGTGGCTGTTCACCCTCGGCTGTACCGTCGTCGTCGTTCTATCGGGAAGCACAGACTCGAACGAAAAAGCGTTGCGAGCACGTGCATCGGCGCAACTCGAGCGATTAGCCCCCTATCGAAGAACATCGACAGACCAAGGGACAATCGACGAACAGTGGCAGCTGCTGGAAAATGCGGCCAACGACCCCGCAATTAACAAACTCAGCGACCAACAAGTCTTGGAGATCTATCGGCTTCTTCCAGAAAATCTACAGAGAGACGTCATAGATCGAGTTGGCGGGAATCGAGCTATGATCGAGATGCTGGCAAACCAGAAATACATGGCGTTCATGCAGGATAGGATAAAGCGATCAGGATCGAAACGCGAGATATACGATCGTGATGGATACGAGTCGCCACCAGACGGATACGCGCACGAGTACACAGGATACGGGCATAATACATACGGAGAGCACGACGAAGGAAATTCAGAATCGTCTGGATCTGGATCTGATTCTGGATCGATTCTAAAAGGATCTGGCAGCCTGATCGGTGGCATAGCCAAAGGTATAATCAGTGGTCTGGTGAGCGCATCCAGCAGCGCTTCGAAAGGATCTTCCTCGATCTCGGCGCAGAGTTCCCAGACGAGTTCGGGCGACGATAAACCAAAGCCGAAACCAGAATATGGACAAGTTTACTCGGTAACTATGTAGACATTGGCAAGTTAAAATTAAAACGAGCGGGTTCGATTGAGATACGCGGTCGCAATTAATTTTGTATGAGATGGATCGGTGTCGATCGCCGCACATTGGCGAGCAATGAAAATGCAGTTTTCAGTTCTATATCGAAGGAAATGTTCGTGAAAAATTTCCAAACGAATTGCATGCTGGCGGAAGTTGATGTATGCGCATAACGGAACGAGCGGATATCAGCAATGCTGGTATTTGGAAACGAGATTATGAAGGCCTTTATAGCGAATTTTACGTAATTAGCTTCAGGTGAAAGTGAATTCATCTGCGTAGAAAGTTCGTTTGTGTTTCGATATGACAACGGTTTGATTTgacgaaaaagaagaagcaaagaAATTCCGAAATTTATGGAGCTTTCTTTAAACGAACCCGTGAGCTATCATCAAACGCTCAGTCGTTTTTTGGCGAAAACGATGTAGAGTAGAATGACAGATGTAGAAACATTAGTACAaacgattatatcgatatattagcTGCACGAAAAAGACATCGTTATGTGGGTCGTTCAGGTTGCAATTAAGGAGGGAAATCTTTAGCTGGCTCTTGTCTTCGCACGCCCCTTAGCtaatcgtagaaaatatttcacgCTGAACGAATTTCACGATGGAAATAGGAAACGTGTCAATTACGAATCGTTGTCGAATGAAATTCTTCCGAGTATATAATGGGTATGGCGAaactttcattctttttatacGATCTACAAAAGTTTGTTACAAATGAGCGCAACAGTATTTCACAATTAGTTGATTCACGAATACCAGGCCGCATAGAAATTTGCAATTTCCATCGTGAAATTACGATGCTCGTGTAATCGACGTTGAGTGAAACAGGTCGACCGTAACATGTCATCGGCGATCGTTCGAACCTGTCGTGATTGAGTTTGATTTGCAACATAGAAGCAACGATTAAGGAAATGATCCGAATCTCCAAAGAACGTCGAAttgtaatttgaaaatgttgGAGCGcgcattttttatatattaaatagaaGATGGAAGGAACACCGGGTGTGTGAAAAATGTGACACAGATAGTTCACGTTACCATAGTATGCATAGttcttatattaatatagaGGCATTCTTATAATAATCCCAGCTGTATCGTGCAATATATAATACTCAATAAAGTACAGATTAAATCGCATCTCGATTAATTTGCGCAACACGTGCCTTGTTAATGGAATTTTTCTATGATAGTACAACGATAAGGCGTTCGACATGTGGGACTTCAAAAAGGCGATCATTACCACGTTAATGCAAGCCGTAAAAGCCATAAGTGGCGGTGTGATTGCTTTGAAAGGTCAGCTGCTGAAAGGGGGCGCTTACCTTGTTGCGGCCAAGAGCAAAATTATCACTAAAACCGGGGATGCTATCACGACCTTGGGTCGTAATATCGTCAAGAGTGCCGTGCATCCTCCTCAACCTCATCCTGGGTACTTGTACGATCATCCTCCGGAAGGTGGTGAGTGATTCTCTAATTTAAACTCTCGTCGCTTAACGTGTAATATTCTCGTGTTGGTAACTTGATGATCAATAACACACAGACAACGAATAATTTTCTATGCGTCTCTGACTTACGATATGTAGTTTAatgatattatatacataatttacgGAGCAGTTGGCTACCAAAATTCATGAAATTACTTTAATTTAATGTACACATCAGCTTAAAgataattggaaattaaaagTGGAATGAAACGGAACAGGTCACGAAGAAAGTTACGATGGACCACCGCCCAGTATCGAGGAATATGGCGAACCTCATGACGAGTATCAGGAGAACGGAAATTATGATTCATCCTCGGATGGTAAGGCTTCTCGATGTGAATAACGATCATTGAAACACGTTATTAACACCGCAGCATCGATACTAATACACTAATAATCTCTTACTTTTCTAAAGTTTCATTTGCAAAGGCATTGCGTTTGATTGGAATGCAATTTGCGATTCCACATAGCAACGTTAACTGGTTAACTCGAAATACGCTTATATTCTTGATTCGAACGTGTGATACGCtccatgtatatacatacgtacgttaTATATGTAAGGGTGCCCTTATACTCTAGTAAAAAGAATTCGGTGAGAGGCGTAGAATCTCTGGAGAACACTGTTATGCGTTTTGGAATAAAGAAAGTAAGAGCGATCTTCGCTTTCAAATGAGATCGTAATCTGCGGAACTTTCCTCCGTGTACGAGCACGAGGAAAGCGGAGAAGAGAGATGGGCTGCGGAAGAATTCCCGTAGTGGTATGTTGAATTCCGCAGCCGTTCGTTATACAGGGTGTTCATGATTTCAATTTCGTCAATTCGATTCCACACTTGCTCGTTTTGGCTccgttccctttttttttttttttttttttgagaaaatttcgacaaagaaacgaagaagttttcggtttcaaaattatttatttaagccCACTTGTGGCGATAACGCgagtaaacaaataaataaacgaaagaacgaaagtatttttgctttttctttcctAGTTTATCGATAGCCCACACGCTCGTGAAAGCCTGACATTTAAATCGGGAACACCCTGTACATATTCGGCGCCTTAAACACAGGTCCCACCACTGTGAATTCTTCTTCAATCGTAACATGCTTCTTTACTACGTGTCACGTTTCTACGACAACGGTCTCTTTGAGACACCCGTAATAATTAGCCTCTTCCGTGAGAACGATTCTTTCTTCGGTGATCTTCAAAATCCCAAGTTAATCCACTTTCGCTCTGAACCTTTCGATATATCACACCGTTAACGCGACTTTCTCCCAACAAGATCATCGATCCTTTCGATAGGATGCTTGTGTGAAACAGGTTTGCCAGTTTGTATTTAAACAAGTTGTATTAATCCTGGAATATTATAATAGAGTGCTGTATTCTCACCGGTTTCTGTTTCATCCATTCCTAAACGGTGCTAGCTCTTTGTAATTTACGCTTTCTAGTCATTTTCTAGCATGGGAAGACCAAAACTATCTGGCATATCTGGACTTTATTTCAAGTGTCATGATGTCATGCGAGCAAAATCATGCTTTTCATGGATAGGCTGTTCTACTGTCTGTGTACTGTATGTAGGTGTAACATCGCAGGACTAATCGAGATGTGCGAATTTATGCATTGACTGACGATTTAATACGTCGATAAAATGATGTATCACAAAATGATCGAGTTTATAAATCGATAAAGTTGTACAGAAAGTGTGCCTACTAATACACTTGTACATACGATCGGCTACATAGTAACAACTAAACGGATTAACTTTTCGTTTCATGAACTTCGATTAAAAGAAAGCGCAAAACGAACGTTTATCGATAAAGAAAAGGCACTTATTAACGCTTAAAAGTAGCGATTATTAATACAATAGAATGTGGTTAAGCgtatttaatattcaacgttCTAACGAATTTATCATAACTTCATGAAACGAAGGATTATCGCTCAGACACGACTGACAGACGTTACATTTACAGTTGCCCAGGCGGGCCTTCTAATCGTGAAACCAACGAAACCGGACGATTACGGTTACGATCAGCACACAGCGGACTTGGACGCCCAAAAACCTGCGGTGACACACTCCGAAGACAATTACTACGGCCCACCACCGGAACTGTCCCACGAAGACATCGGAAACACCGTGTTAGGAAATGCAAACAGCtatcaaaattttaatcaacacGATCACAACGTGAATTCAAATTCAGTATCGCCGTTGTCCGGCTACGATCACGTTAAAGGACTCGACTACACTTCGCTTGCTTCTGGTTCACCGTCGAAC is drawn from Bombus terrestris chromosome 12, iyBomTerr1.2, whole genome shotgun sequence and contains these coding sequences:
- the LOC100651969 gene encoding uncharacterized protein LOC100651969, translating into MKLLWLFTLGCTVVVVLSGSTDSNEKALRARASAQLERLAPYRRTSTDQGTIDEQWQLLENAANDPAINKLSDQQVLEIYRLLPENLQRDVIDRVGGNRAMIEMLANQKYMAFMQDRIKRSGSKREIYDRDGYESPPDGYAHEYTGYGHNTYGEHDEGNSESSGSGSDSGSILKGSGSLIGGIAKGIISGLVSASSSASKGSSSISAQSSQTSSGDDKPKPKPEYGQVYSYNDKAFDMWDFKKAIITTLMQAVKAISGGVIALKGQLLKGGAYLVAAKSKIITKTGDAITTLGRNIVKSAVHPPQPHPGYLYDHPPEGGHEESYDGPPPSIEEYGEPHDEYQENGNYDSSSDVAQAGLLIVKPTKPDDYGYDQHTADLDAQKPAVTHSEDNYYGPPPELSHEDIGNTVLGNANSYQNFNQHDHNVNSNSVSPLSGYDHVKGLDYTSLASGSPSNHHSPLSIQQSVEYPPIHIQYSLPDKGNLQILNGDTSGNDLSVYSSLSIDTDPRKIESIKISAELPKLQPHTNLQNLPLLPYSYPLQEPLKIPLWNPHISSPYWQNQGLLQPYANFNLHGLYRRRSSSQRRRSVSEIAQRMRLQRG